From Streptomyces sp. HUAS MG91, the proteins below share one genomic window:
- a CDS encoding PspC domain-containing protein: MPEAATAPLVEDPRPPRKLYRSSDGRWLGGVARGLAGHLGLPVVWVRLVFVGLFMADGLGALLYAAFWFFVPLGIGGVGTDPRPTASSVLTTEVSADGRRRLVARRPDKGQILALVLMVIVAMIFVQNVHLSGNTKAYLVPTVLVGAGVALVWRQADNARRARWAEVGRRRRTLNLARAAAGVVLVGAGVTGIFVTQGSTEHLGSILQAALAVLVGIALLAGPYLIRMTQDLSEERLMRIRAQERAEVAAHVHDSVLHTLTLIQRNADNAGEVRRLARAQERDLRAWLYKPAAAENPQEPETVAEAVKRNAAEVEDKHGVPLEVVVVGDCPLDEALTAQMQAAREAMVNAAKYGGEGGAVQVYAEIETTSEGVEVFVSVRDRGPGFDMDAVPADRMGVRESIIGRMERNGGTARLRAVPDGGTEVELTMKRAERTS; the protein is encoded by the coding sequence ATGCCGGAAGCAGCGACCGCCCCTCTCGTGGAAGACCCGCGGCCGCCGCGCAAGCTCTACCGCAGCAGCGACGGACGCTGGCTGGGCGGAGTCGCGCGGGGCCTGGCCGGGCATCTCGGCCTGCCCGTCGTCTGGGTGCGGCTGGTCTTCGTCGGCCTGTTCATGGCCGACGGGCTCGGCGCCCTGCTGTACGCCGCGTTCTGGTTCTTCGTCCCGCTGGGCATCGGCGGCGTCGGCACCGACCCCCGGCCCACGGCCTCGTCGGTGCTCACCACGGAGGTCTCCGCCGACGGCCGCCGCAGACTGGTGGCGCGCCGCCCCGACAAGGGGCAGATCCTCGCGCTGGTCCTGATGGTCATCGTCGCGATGATCTTCGTACAGAACGTGCACCTGTCCGGCAACACCAAGGCCTACCTCGTCCCCACCGTGCTGGTCGGCGCGGGTGTCGCCCTGGTCTGGCGCCAGGCGGACAACGCGCGCAGGGCCCGCTGGGCCGAGGTCGGCCGCCGCAGACGCACCCTGAACCTGGCGCGCGCCGCCGCCGGAGTCGTCCTGGTCGGCGCGGGCGTGACCGGCATCTTCGTCACCCAGGGCTCCACCGAGCACCTCGGCTCGATCCTCCAGGCGGCGCTCGCCGTCCTGGTCGGCATCGCGCTGCTCGCGGGCCCCTATCTGATCCGCATGACGCAGGACCTCTCCGAGGAGCGCCTGATGCGCATCCGCGCGCAGGAGCGGGCCGAGGTCGCCGCCCACGTCCACGACTCGGTGCTGCACACCCTGACCCTGATCCAGCGCAACGCGGACAACGCGGGCGAGGTGCGCCGCCTCGCCCGCGCCCAGGAGCGCGACCTGCGGGCCTGGCTCTACAAGCCGGCCGCCGCCGAGAACCCGCAGGAGCCCGAGACGGTCGCGGAGGCCGTGAAGCGCAATGCGGCCGAGGTCGAGGACAAGCACGGCGTCCCCCTGGAGGTCGTGGTCGTCGGCGACTGCCCGCTCGACGAGGCCCTCACGGCACAGATGCAGGCCGCGAGGGAGGCGATGGTGAACGCCGCCAAGTACGGTGGCGAGGGCGGCGCGGTGCAGGTCTACGCGGAGATCGAGACGACGTCCGAGGGGGTCGAGGTGTTCGTGTCCGTACGCGACCGCGGTCCGGGCTTCGACATGGACGCCGTGCCCGCCGACCGCATGGGCGTAAGAGAATCGATCATCGGCCGGATGGAACGCAACGGCGGGACGGCCCGTCTGCGGGCGGTGCCCGACGGCGGCACCGAGGTCGAACTGACCATGAAGAGGGCGGAGAGGACGTCATGA
- a CDS encoding response regulator transcription factor — MTDAAAEQGPGRHVRVVLVDDHRMFRTGVQAEIGRTGTTGVEVVGEAADVDQAVTVITATRPEVVLLDVHLPGGGGVEVLRRSAALMADAEHPVRFLALSVSDAAEDVIGVIRGGARGYVTKTITGTDLVDSIFRVQDGDAVFSPRLAGFVLDAFASTDAPPVDEDLDRLTQREREVLRLIARGYAYKEIAKQLFISVKTVESHVSAVLRKLQLSNRHELTRWATARRLV; from the coding sequence ATGACCGACGCAGCGGCGGAGCAGGGCCCCGGACGGCACGTGCGGGTGGTCCTGGTCGACGACCACAGGATGTTCCGGACCGGCGTCCAGGCCGAGATCGGCCGCACCGGGACGACGGGCGTCGAGGTCGTCGGCGAGGCGGCCGACGTCGACCAGGCGGTCACCGTCATCACGGCGACCCGCCCCGAGGTCGTGCTCCTCGACGTCCACCTCCCGGGCGGCGGCGGCGTCGAAGTGCTGCGCCGCAGCGCGGCGTTGATGGCCGACGCCGAGCACCCGGTGCGCTTCCTCGCGCTGTCCGTGTCGGACGCGGCGGAGGACGTGATCGGCGTGATCCGCGGCGGTGCCCGCGGTTACGTCACCAAGACCATCACCGGCACCGACCTGGTCGACTCGATCTTCCGGGTCCAGGACGGTGACGCGGTGTTCTCCCCGCGGCTCGCGGGCTTCGTGCTCGACGCGTTCGCCTCCACGGACGCGCCGCCGGTCGACGAGGACCTGGACCGGCTCACCCAGCGCGAGCGCGAGGTGCTGCGCCTGATCGCCCGCGGCTACGCGTACAAGGAGATCGCCAAGCAGCTCTTCATCTCGGTGAAGACGGTCGAGTCGCACGTCTCGGCGGTGCTCAGGAAGCTCCAGCTGTCCAACCGGCACGAGCTGACCCGGTGGGCGACGGCGCGGCGCCTGGTCTGA
- a CDS encoding LysE family translocator, translating into MMSTDRLLAFAAMSLLLIVIPGPSVLFVVGRALSQGRRAALTTVAGNTAGSYVLVAAVALGVGAVVERSIAVFTVLKLAGAAYLVYLGVQAIRQRRSLQTVFAAADGQPAKSSRTFWEGFAVGVANPKTIVFFAAVLPQFVDREAGHTALQMLLLGLVFNVIAVASDSLWGLVAATARDWFARSPRRLAAVGGLGGLAMVGLGVTVAVQGRKD; encoded by the coding sequence ATGATGTCCACCGACCGGCTTCTCGCCTTCGCCGCGATGTCCCTCCTCCTCATCGTCATCCCCGGCCCGAGCGTCCTGTTCGTCGTCGGCCGGGCCCTCTCCCAGGGCCGCCGCGCCGCGCTGACCACGGTCGCCGGGAACACGGCGGGGTCGTACGTCCTCGTCGCCGCCGTCGCCCTCGGCGTCGGCGCGGTCGTGGAACGCTCGATCGCCGTCTTCACCGTGCTGAAGCTGGCGGGCGCCGCCTACCTGGTCTACCTGGGCGTGCAGGCGATCCGTCAGCGCCGGTCGCTGCAGACGGTGTTCGCCGCGGCCGACGGGCAGCCCGCGAAGAGTTCGCGAACCTTCTGGGAGGGGTTCGCGGTCGGCGTCGCGAACCCCAAGACCATCGTCTTCTTCGCGGCGGTCCTGCCCCAGTTCGTGGACCGCGAGGCCGGGCACACCGCCCTCCAGATGCTGCTGCTCGGGCTGGTGTTCAACGTCATCGCGGTGGCGTCGGACAGCCTCTGGGGACTCGTGGCCGCCACCGCCCGCGACTGGTTCGCCCGCTCACCGCGCCGGCTCGCCGCGGTCGGCGGCCTCGGCGGGCTCGCGATGGTCGGGCTCGGGGTCACCGTCGCGGTGCAGGGCCGCAAGGACTGA
- a CDS encoding FG-GAP and VCBS repeat-containing protein: MSIRRPVLSTAIAAAMIGSLGVPLIAGTASAQTRATTVREDFDGDGYQDVAVAAPQAKVGGHTWAGYITVSYGSAHGIDPARTKVFTQDTAGVPGASGDDHKFGYALVSRDLDGDGLTDLAAVSSEYDATAQVNGAVTVLWGRKGGMTGEGAARIAAPANTSIGEDLTAGDFDGDGHTDLFMDHGDDYDYHGVLYGPIGRDGVPAREQQVKVYSTDNFINTTTSGDFNGDGIDDLATFYVYENHAEGGKLWLGTKNGLSATYTALPSAAAAAVGDFDKDGKADLATRVWPGELTEGTETDPGTVKIFYGSATGPSRTRTKTITQSTAGVPGASEKGDQFGSRLNAADVTGDGYADLAVGVPGEAIGSKKLAGAVVLLKGGSGGLTGTGAQAFHQDTAGVPGVAEAGDAFGGAVRLLDVTGDGKADLVAGAPGEDLGSVVNAGAVWQLRGATAGLTATNSVAINPTDIGAPSAKAWFGANLSGDNGPTVTIP, from the coding sequence GTGTCCATCCGCAGACCCGTCCTGTCGACCGCCATAGCCGCCGCGATGATCGGTTCGCTCGGCGTACCCCTCATCGCCGGGACCGCGTCCGCGCAGACCCGTGCCACCACCGTGCGCGAGGACTTCGACGGCGACGGCTACCAGGACGTCGCCGTCGCCGCCCCGCAGGCGAAGGTCGGCGGCCACACCTGGGCCGGGTACATCACCGTCAGCTACGGCTCGGCGCACGGCATCGACCCGGCGCGCACCAAGGTCTTCACCCAGGACACCGCGGGGGTGCCCGGCGCCTCCGGCGACGACCACAAGTTCGGCTACGCGCTGGTCTCCCGCGACCTGGACGGCGACGGCCTGACCGACCTGGCCGCGGTCTCCAGCGAGTACGACGCGACCGCCCAGGTCAACGGAGCTGTGACGGTCCTGTGGGGCCGCAAGGGCGGCATGACCGGCGAGGGCGCCGCCCGGATCGCCGCCCCGGCGAACACCTCGATCGGCGAGGACCTGACCGCCGGCGACTTCGACGGCGACGGCCACACCGACCTGTTCATGGACCACGGCGACGACTACGACTACCACGGCGTCCTCTACGGCCCCATCGGCCGCGACGGCGTGCCCGCCCGTGAGCAGCAGGTGAAGGTGTACAGCACCGACAACTTCATCAACACCACCACCTCGGGCGACTTCAACGGCGACGGCATCGACGACCTCGCGACCTTCTACGTCTACGAGAACCACGCCGAGGGCGGCAAGCTCTGGCTCGGCACCAAGAACGGCCTCTCCGCGACCTACACGGCCCTGCCCTCCGCGGCCGCCGCCGCGGTCGGCGACTTCGACAAGGACGGCAAGGCCGACCTCGCCACCCGCGTCTGGCCGGGCGAGCTCACCGAGGGCACCGAGACGGACCCCGGCACCGTCAAGATCTTCTACGGCTCGGCGACCGGCCCCAGCAGGACCCGTACGAAGACGATCACGCAGAGCACGGCGGGCGTGCCCGGGGCGAGTGAGAAGGGCGACCAGTTCGGCTCGCGCCTGAACGCGGCCGACGTGACCGGCGACGGCTACGCCGACCTGGCCGTCGGCGTCCCCGGCGAGGCGATCGGCTCGAAGAAGCTGGCCGGCGCCGTGGTGCTGCTCAAGGGCGGCAGCGGCGGACTCACCGGCACCGGCGCGCAGGCGTTCCACCAGGACACGGCCGGTGTGCCGGGCGTCGCGGAGGCCGGTGACGCGTTCGGCGGCGCGGTGCGGCTGCTCGACGTGACGGGCGACGGCAAGGCGGACCTGGTCGCGGGCGCGCCCGGCGAGGACCTGGGCAGCGTCGTCAACGCCGGCGCGGTGTGGCAACTGCGCGGCGCCACGGCCGGATTGACGGCCACCAACTCGGTGGCGATCAACCCGACGGACATCGGCGCCCCGTCGGCGAAGGCCTGGTTCGGCGCGAACCTGAGCGGCGACAACGGCCCCACCGTGACGATTCCGTAG
- a CDS encoding C40 family peptidase, with product MPAAHRKPRQRSLSGQTARTAATLALASAAGATAFDSGTAHAEPELSPAQVKAKVDRLYQEAEVATDKYNGAQEDADKARKKVRALQDEAARREAALNSERQRLGSTAAAQYRTGGIDPSLQLLLSSSPDRYLDEASLVDRVGTRQAATISRVRARLRDVEQLRGQADGQVSELRAKQRELARQKKTVTHKLGQARDLLDRLSPAQRAVAEGTTAGTDRASRSTAGRTAPTADAPSSRAAAAIAYARQALGSPYVWGATGPNAFDCSGLTQAAYRAAGVSLPRTTYAQINAGQRVSRSQLQPGDLVFFYSGISHVGLYIGNGEMIHAPNPSAPVRIAPIDQMPFAGAARVA from the coding sequence GTGCCGGCAGCGCATCGCAAGCCCAGGCAGCGCTCGCTCAGCGGCCAGACGGCCCGTACCGCGGCCACCCTCGCCCTCGCCTCCGCGGCGGGCGCCACCGCCTTCGACAGCGGTACGGCGCACGCGGAGCCGGAGCTCAGCCCGGCCCAGGTCAAGGCGAAGGTCGACCGGCTCTACCAGGAGGCGGAGGTCGCCACCGACAAGTACAACGGCGCCCAGGAGGACGCCGACAAGGCCCGCAAGAAGGTCAGGGCGCTCCAGGACGAGGCGGCCCGGCGCGAGGCCGCCCTGAACTCCGAGCGGCAGCGCCTCGGCTCGACGGCGGCCGCCCAGTACCGCACCGGCGGCATCGACCCGTCCCTGCAACTGCTGCTCTCCTCCTCCCCCGACCGCTATCTCGACGAGGCGTCCCTCGTCGACCGGGTCGGCACCCGGCAGGCGGCGACGATCAGCCGGGTCCGCGCCCGGCTGCGGGACGTGGAGCAGTTGCGCGGCCAGGCCGACGGCCAGGTCTCCGAACTGCGCGCGAAGCAGCGGGAGCTGGCCCGGCAGAAGAAGACCGTCACGCACAAGCTGGGCCAGGCCCGCGATCTGCTGGACCGGCTCTCCCCCGCCCAGCGCGCCGTCGCCGAGGGCACCACGGCCGGCACCGACCGCGCCTCCCGGTCCACCGCGGGCCGGACGGCTCCGACGGCCGACGCCCCTAGCTCCCGTGCGGCGGCGGCCATCGCGTACGCGCGCCAGGCCCTCGGCAGCCCCTACGTCTGGGGTGCGACGGGTCCGAACGCCTTCGACTGCTCCGGCCTGACCCAGGCCGCGTACCGGGCGGCGGGCGTCTCCCTCCCCCGCACCACCTACGCGCAGATCAACGCGGGGCAGCGCGTCTCACGCTCCCAGCTGCAACCCGGCGACCTGGTCTTTTTCTACTCCGGCATCAGTCACGTCGGCCTCTACATCGGCAACGGCGAGATGATCCACGCCCCGAACCCGAGCGCCCCGGTACGGATCGCACCGATCGACCAGATGCCCTTCGCGGGGGCGGCCCGGGTGGCGTGA
- a CDS encoding NlpC/P60 family protein has product MASHRKPRNRSRIAGGLRTTPAIGITTAALTSVALLSQTAQAAPAQPDRPSLEEVQKKVDSLYREAEVATQKYNAAKEQTAGKKRQVDQLLDDIARRTEKMNEARQELGRFAAEQYRSGGMSNTATMFLADNPEDYFAQDQLLSRMTNEQKKAVDDFQDEQRRTARKRTEAQENLRQLSGSQEELQSSKQAVQTKLADARQLLSKLTAQEKARLARIAKAKEEAAREKAAELARKQKEAEEAKRKEAEEKAAQEGASGSGSTGSESGSSGSSGSSSGYAAKAAQALAFAKAQEGKPYVWGATGPGSYDCSGLTQAAWKAAGITLPRTTWDQVEVGTTVSLSDIQPGDLVFFYDDISHVGLYLGDGMMIHAPKPGAYVREESIYYDGTSSIHSVVRPA; this is encoded by the coding sequence TTGGCGTCGCACCGCAAGCCGCGCAACCGCTCCCGGATCGCCGGCGGCCTTCGCACGACCCCCGCGATCGGCATCACGACCGCCGCCCTCACCTCGGTTGCCCTGCTCTCGCAGACGGCGCAGGCCGCCCCGGCGCAGCCGGACCGGCCGAGCCTGGAGGAGGTGCAGAAGAAGGTCGACAGCCTGTACCGCGAGGCCGAGGTCGCCACGCAGAAGTACAACGCGGCCAAGGAGCAGACGGCCGGCAAGAAGCGGCAGGTCGACCAGCTCCTCGACGACATCGCGCGGCGCACCGAGAAGATGAACGAGGCCCGCCAGGAGCTGGGCCGGTTCGCCGCCGAGCAGTACCGCTCGGGCGGGATGAGCAACACCGCGACGATGTTCCTCGCCGACAACCCCGAGGACTACTTCGCGCAGGACCAGCTGCTCAGCCGGATGACGAACGAGCAGAAGAAGGCCGTCGACGACTTCCAGGACGAGCAGCGCAGGACCGCGAGGAAGCGCACGGAGGCCCAGGAGAACCTGCGGCAGCTCTCCGGCTCCCAGGAGGAGCTGCAGAGCTCCAAGCAGGCCGTGCAGACGAAGCTGGCGGACGCCCGGCAGCTGCTGTCGAAGCTGACCGCGCAGGAGAAGGCCCGGCTCGCGCGGATCGCGAAGGCCAAGGAGGAGGCGGCCCGTGAGAAGGCCGCCGAGCTGGCGCGGAAGCAGAAGGAGGCGGAGGAGGCCAAGCGCAAGGAGGCCGAGGAGAAGGCGGCCCAGGAGGGCGCGTCGGGCTCCGGTTCGACGGGCTCGGAGTCAGGCTCCTCGGGCTCCTCGGGCTCCTCGTCCGGCTACGCCGCCAAGGCCGCGCAGGCCCTCGCCTTCGCCAAGGCCCAGGAGGGCAAGCCGTACGTGTGGGGCGCGACGGGCCCCGGCTCCTACGACTGCTCGGGGCTGACCCAGGCCGCGTGGAAGGCCGCCGGCATCACGCTGCCGCGCACCACCTGGGACCAGGTGGAGGTCGGCACGACGGTGTCGCTCTCCGACATCCAACCCGGTGACCTGGTGTTCTTCTACGACGACATCAGTCACGTGGGGCTCTACCTCGGCGACGGGATGATGATCCACGCCCCGAAGCCGGGCGCCTATGTGCGCGAGGAGTCCATCTACTACGACGGCACCTCGTCGATCCACAGCGTGGTGCGCCCGGCCTGA
- the pcrA gene encoding DNA helicase PcrA — MSSLFDDSFLASLQSGAEQPPPPPEDPADDGAPEPIPDDLFGGKFDVPPARDAYYRDGAPRPAVDPESLLEGLNENQRAAVVHGGSPLLIVAGAGSGKTRVLTHRIAYLLAERGAHPGQILAITFTNKAAGEMKERVESLVGPRANAMWVSTFHSACVRILRRESKKLGFTSSFSIYDAADSKRLMALVCRDLDLDPKKFPPKSFSAKISNLKNELIDEEDFAGQAADGFEKTLAQAYAMYQSRLREANALDFDDLIMTTVNLLRAFPDVAEHYRRRFRHVMVDEYQDTNHAQYALVKELVGPADGEDADPAELCVVGDADQSIYAFRGATIRNILDFEEDYPNATTIMLEQNYRSTQTILSAANAVIERNESRRPKNLWTNAGAGAQITGYVADTEHDEAQFIADEIDRLTDAGDAQAGDVAVFYRTNAQSRVFEEVFIRVGLPYKVVGGVRFYERKEVRDVLAYLRVLSNPEDSVPLRRILNVPKRGIGDRAEAMIDALSLREKISFAQALRRVDEAYGMAARSTNAVKRFNTLMEDLRTIVESGAGPATVLEAVLERTGYLAELQASTDPQDETRIENLQELAAVALEFEQEQAQAAADGEGADGAEAVASGGTLSDFLERVALVADSDQIPDEDEDGSGVITLMTLHTAKGLEFPVVFLTGLEDGVFPHMRSLGQTKELEEERRLAYVGITRARERLYLTRSTMRSAWGQPSYNPPSRFLEEIPAAHLDWKRTGPSTPAVSTKSIGGGIAASLSSSRSRSSTPAFATRRASEKPVVSLAVGDRVTHDQFGLGTVVGVTGSGSNAEATIDFGDPKPKRLLLRYAPVEKL, encoded by the coding sequence ATGAGCAGCCTCTTTGACGACAGTTTCCTGGCCAGCCTCCAGAGCGGCGCGGAGCAGCCCCCGCCGCCGCCCGAGGACCCCGCGGACGACGGCGCTCCGGAGCCGATTCCGGACGATCTGTTCGGCGGGAAGTTCGACGTGCCCCCGGCCAGGGACGCGTACTACCGGGACGGCGCCCCGCGCCCGGCGGTCGATCCGGAATCCCTCCTGGAGGGGTTGAACGAGAATCAGCGCGCGGCCGTCGTCCACGGCGGCTCGCCCCTGCTCATCGTCGCGGGCGCCGGCTCCGGCAAGACCCGCGTCCTGACGCACCGCATCGCGTACCTGCTCGCCGAGCGCGGCGCCCACCCGGGCCAGATCCTCGCGATCACGTTCACGAACAAGGCCGCGGGCGAGATGAAGGAGCGCGTCGAGTCCCTGGTCGGCCCGCGGGCGAACGCGATGTGGGTGTCGACCTTCCACAGCGCGTGCGTGCGCATTCTGCGCCGCGAGAGCAAGAAGCTGGGCTTCACGTCCTCCTTCTCGATCTACGACGCCGCCGACAGCAAGCGCCTCATGGCCCTGGTCTGCCGGGACCTGGACCTGGACCCGAAGAAGTTCCCGCCGAAGTCCTTCAGCGCCAAGATCAGCAACCTGAAGAACGAGCTGATCGACGAGGAGGACTTCGCCGGGCAGGCCGCGGACGGCTTCGAGAAGACCCTCGCCCAGGCCTACGCGATGTACCAGTCCCGCCTCCGCGAGGCGAACGCGCTGGACTTCGACGACCTGATCATGACGACGGTGAACCTGCTGCGCGCGTTCCCCGACGTCGCCGAGCACTACCGCCGCCGCTTCCGCCACGTCATGGTCGACGAGTACCAGGACACGAACCACGCGCAGTACGCGCTGGTCAAGGAGCTGGTGGGCCCGGCGGACGGCGAGGACGCGGACCCGGCCGAGCTGTGCGTCGTCGGTGACGCCGACCAGTCGATCTACGCCTTCCGCGGCGCCACGATCCGCAACATCCTCGACTTCGAGGAGGACTACCCGAACGCGACGACGATCATGCTGGAGCAGAACTACCGCTCCACGCAGACGATCCTCTCGGCGGCCAACGCGGTCATCGAGCGCAACGAGTCCCGCCGCCCCAAGAACCTGTGGACGAACGCGGGAGCGGGCGCCCAGATCACCGGCTACGTCGCGGACACCGAGCACGACGAGGCCCAGTTCATCGCCGACGAGATCGACCGCCTCACGGACGCGGGCGACGCCCAGGCCGGCGACGTCGCCGTCTTCTACCGGACGAACGCGCAGTCCCGTGTCTTCGAAGAGGTCTTCATCCGCGTCGGCCTGCCGTACAAGGTCGTCGGCGGCGTCCGCTTCTACGAGCGCAAGGAGGTCAGGGACGTCCTGGCCTATTTGCGGGTGCTCTCCAACCCGGAGGACTCCGTCCCGCTGCGCCGGATCCTGAACGTGCCGAAGCGCGGCATCGGCGACCGCGCCGAGGCGATGATCGACGCCCTGTCGCTGCGCGAGAAGATCAGCTTCGCGCAGGCGCTGCGCCGCGTCGACGAGGCGTACGGCATGGCGGCCCGCTCGACGAACGCGGTGAAGCGGTTCAACACCCTCATGGAGGACCTGCGCACGATCGTCGAGTCGGGCGCGGGCCCGGCGACGGTCCTCGAGGCGGTCCTGGAGCGCACCGGATACCTCGCCGAACTCCAGGCGTCCACCGACCCGCAGGACGAGACCCGCATCGAGAACCTCCAGGAACTCGCCGCCGTGGCACTGGAGTTCGAGCAGGAGCAGGCGCAGGCGGCTGCGGACGGTGAGGGTGCCGACGGTGCCGAGGCCGTGGCCTCCGGCGGTACGCTCTCCGACTTCCTGGAGCGGGTCGCCCTCGTCGCGGACTCCGACCAGATCCCCGACGAGGACGAGGACGGCAGCGGCGTCATCACCCTGATGACCCTGCACACCGCCAAGGGCCTCGAGTTCCCGGTGGTCTTCCTGACGGGCCTGGAGGACGGCGTCTTCCCGCACATGCGCTCGCTCGGCCAGACCAAGGAGCTGGAGGAGGAGCGCCGGCTCGCCTATGTGGGCATCACGCGCGCGCGGGAGCGGCTGTATCTGACCCGGTCCACCATGCGCAGCGCCTGGGGCCAGCCCTCGTACAACCCGCCGTCGCGGTTCCTGGAGGAGATTCCGGCCGCGCACCTGGACTGGAAGCGCACGGGCCCGTCGACCCCGGCGGTCTCGACTAAGAGCATCGGCGGCGGGATCGCGGCCTCGCTGTCCTCGTCGCGCTCGCGCTCGTCGACCCCGGCGTTCGCCACGCGCCGGGCGAGCGAGAAGCCGGTGGTGTCCCTGGCGGTCGGCGACCGCGTCACGCACGACCAGTTCGGCCTGGGCACGGTGGTCGGGGTGACCGGCTCGGGGTCGAACGCGGAGGCGACGATCGACTTCGGCGACCCGAAGCCGAAGCGGCTGCTGCTGCGGTACGCGCCGGTCGAGAAGCTGTAG
- a CDS encoding M23 family metallopeptidase — protein sequence MNDRHPSGTAHYAAHDGYSTTSFATDPLFGDLPGDSPYDTGSHGIGSQATGSYDTGSYDTGHWYADPGHQQQFTDPYASSYDTGSYDTTGAWPASGYQQTGGIPAQSGSAGQQHTGQWDTTAFAGTQTFETQTFATQTFEAPAFDTQTFAAQSFETQSFETQTFETQAFQAPAFDTQTLDAQHLGTQTLDTQTFESPVFGATAYDTGAYDATQWNSAGTPATDTGRMEAVHEPVPDAAPDHDAAEPVAEHPEPAPEQRESSSRAAARGRSRRRTPAKRSALLTIAVPSVCVVGIAGIAAASVGVGGSDDDTGTQAMTASDATAVKPSAANNKLDTQLADLSQDAGDFADRASRTQERIDLKAKQEADRKKAAEEAARKEAARPKFALPVKQRGLSAYYGQAGINWMSVHSGIDFPVSYGTPVMAATDGTVRTQWNSAYGNMAIVTAKDGTETWYCHLSAHTVMSGPVKAGDVIARSGNSGNSTGPHLHFEVRPGGGSAIDPLPWLRSHGLDPT from the coding sequence GTGAACGACCGTCATCCGTCGGGGACCGCGCACTACGCGGCACACGACGGTTACTCCACGACCAGCTTCGCCACCGATCCGCTCTTCGGTGACCTGCCGGGCGACAGCCCCTACGACACCGGTTCCCACGGCATCGGTTCCCAAGCGACCGGTTCCTACGACACGGGCTCCTACGACACCGGTCACTGGTACGCCGACCCCGGACACCAGCAGCAGTTCACCGACCCGTACGCGTCCTCGTACGACACCGGCAGCTACGACACGACCGGCGCCTGGCCCGCCTCCGGGTACCAGCAGACCGGCGGCATCCCGGCCCAGTCCGGCTCCGCCGGGCAGCAGCACACCGGCCAGTGGGACACGACGGCGTTCGCCGGCACGCAGACCTTCGAGACTCAGACGTTCGCGACCCAGACCTTCGAGGCCCCGGCCTTCGACACGCAGACGTTCGCGGCCCAGAGCTTCGAGACCCAGAGCTTCGAGACGCAGACCTTCGAGACCCAGGCCTTCCAGGCCCCGGCCTTCGACACGCAGACCCTCGACGCCCAGCACCTCGGCACGCAGACCCTCGACACGCAGACCTTCGAGTCGCCGGTCTTCGGTGCGACGGCGTACGACACGGGCGCCTACGACGCCACGCAGTGGAACTCCGCGGGCACCCCCGCCACGGACACCGGCCGGATGGAAGCCGTGCACGAGCCCGTGCCCGACGCCGCCCCGGACCACGACGCCGCCGAGCCGGTCGCGGAGCATCCCGAACCGGCCCCCGAGCAGCGGGAGTCCAGCTCGCGCGCCGCGGCCCGCGGCCGGTCCCGCCGCCGCACGCCCGCCAAGCGCTCCGCGCTCCTCACCATCGCCGTGCCGTCGGTGTGCGTGGTCGGCATCGCCGGAATCGCGGCGGCCTCGGTCGGGGTCGGCGGAAGCGACGACGACACCGGGACGCAGGCGATGACCGCGTCCGACGCGACCGCCGTGAAGCCGTCCGCGGCCAACAACAAGCTGGACACCCAGCTCGCCGATCTCTCCCAGGACGCCGGTGACTTCGCCGACCGGGCGAGCCGCACCCAGGAACGTATCGACCTGAAGGCCAAGCAGGAGGCGGACCGCAAGAAGGCCGCCGAGGAGGCCGCGCGCAAGGAGGCGGCGCGCCCGAAGTTCGCGCTGCCGGTGAAGCAGCGCGGGCTGAGCGCCTACTACGGACAGGCCGGCATCAACTGGATGTCCGTGCACTCCGGCATCGACTTCCCCGTGAGCTACGGGACTCCGGTGATGGCCGCGACGGACGGCACCGTACGGACGCAGTGGAACAGCGCGTACGGGAACATGGCGATAGTGACCGCCAAGGACGGCACCGAGACCTGGTACTGCCACCTCTCCGCGCACACCGTGATGAGCGGCCCGGTCAAGGCCGGGGACGTCATCGCGCGGTCGGGCAACTCCGGGAACTCGACCGGACCGCACCTGCACTTCGAGGTACGGCCCGGCGGCGGCTCCGCGATCGACCCCCTGCCGTGGCTGCGCAGCCACGGCCTGGATCCCACCTAG